A genome region from Lytechinus pictus isolate F3 Inbred chromosome 16, Lp3.0, whole genome shotgun sequence includes the following:
- the LOC129278717 gene encoding uncharacterized protein LOC129278717, translated as MDSNFSTEIPDEQEDDFKYDDDDFDFDEDEIIKLVSLVILCILGVFGNAVILVVYMKKKKKTSTDVLIVAQAIVDVVASVFSPMVLLKTAYASLVTDGICVVTELTENGSAFSSLFLMMTISVDRYLLVCRPLRRRVTLRMTAIASALCVMVAILMMMPRTIYTRAVNSDLELEVNCEFPLSQRANLIVSVLFPVTFFVTMMITLTLYGQIYIFLRRQAKVHAALVANGPAGTGGPAPGASLVPLDQDTATSTLHQHTNETGIEQDSGCSHSKPVMEEQLEGPVNKPIDTYNSTVDVGVDQNPTTTQSTSAGVAKRGTSATMQTKPGKPRVRFPVARFVASTSQPQSENSKAEVVTQKQDVALNQPRRRAAHIRGRSTTKMLLFITIYFIITWLPLITITLLQQRVIRNLTTNFMAIVIGAFETFRSTNHVVNIFVYSYTNVPFRNAARKLFTREGLKNKLW; from the coding sequence ATGGATTCTAACTTTTCTACGGAAATTCCGGACGAGCAGGAAGATGATTTTAAATACGATGACGATGATTTCGACTTCGATGAAGATGAGATTATCAAGCTTGTGTCGCTTGTAATCTTGTGTATCCTCGGTGTCTTTGGTAATGCAGTCATACTTGTGGTAtacatgaagaaaaagaagaaaaccaGTACGGATGTCTTGATCGTCGCCCAGGCCATTGTCGACGTCGTCGCCAGTGTATTTTCGCCCATGGTTCTCTTGAAGACAGCCTATGCTAGTCTCGTTACCGACGGAATTTGTGTCGTAACAGAGCTGACGGAAAACGGCAGCGCTTTTTCGTCACTCTTCCTAATGATGACGATCAGTGTTGACCGATACCTTCTCGTTTGCCGTCCACTCCGACGTCGAGTCACACTACGCATGACTGCAATCGCATCGGCCCTGTGCGTTATGGTAGCCatattgatgatgatgccaCGAACGATCTACACCCGTGCCGTAAATTCAGACCTGGAGCTAGAGGTAAATTGCGAATTTCCTCTTAGCCAGCGAGCTAACTTGATTGTCTCTGTGTTGTTCCCAGTGACATTTTTTGTTACGATGATGATAACACTTACACTGTACGGCCAGATTTACATATTCTTAAGAAGGCAAGCTAAGGTGCATGCGGCATTGGTTGCCAATGGACCAGCGGGAACAGGCGGTCCCGCTCCCGGTGCATCTTTAGTTCCTCTTGATCAAGACACCGCAACCAGTACATTGCATCAACATACAAATGAAACAGGGATTGAACAGGACTCGGGCTGTTCTCATAGTAAACCTGTTATGGAAGAACAATTAGAAGGACCTGTAAACAAGCCGATTGACACATACAATTCAACAGTTGACGTTGGCGTTGATCAGAACCCGACGACGACTCAGTCCACCTCTGCAGGCGTAGCAAAACGTGGGACGTCGGCAACAATGCAAACTAAACCTGGTAAACCCCGAGTAAGGTTCCCTGTGGCCAGGTTCGTTGCCTCTACTTCTCAGCCTCAGTCGGAAAATTCGAAAGCGGAAGTTGTAACACAGAAGCAGGATGTAGCGCTAAACCAACCCAGGAGAAGGGCGGCACATATCCGCGGTCGTTCCACCACTAAAATGCTTCTCTTTATCACCATCTATTTCATCATCACGTGGTTACCTCTCATAACGATTACCCTTCTCCAGCAGCGAGTAATTCGAAATCTTACCACAAATTTCATGGCCATCGTTATCGGAGCATTCGAGACGTTCCGAAGCACTAACCACGTTGTGAACATCTTCGTTTACAGCTATACCAACGTCCCGTTCAGAAATGCAGCTAGGAAATTATTTACCCGCGAGGGACTAAAAAACAAACTATGGTGA